Proteins encoded together in one Drosophila albomicans strain 15112-1751.03 chromosome 2R, ASM965048v2, whole genome shotgun sequence window:
- the LOC117573923 gene encoding cytoplasmic aconitate hydratase has product MSGENPFAQFEKSFIKDGTVYKYFDLASIDSKYDQLPFSIRVLLESAVRNCDNFHILEKDVQSILGWTPGLKQGSNDVEVSFKPARVILQDFTGVPAVVDFAAMRDAVLDLGGNPEKINPICPADLVIDHSVQVDFARTPDALTKNQNLEFERNKERFTFLKWGARAFNNMLIVPPGSGIVHQVNLEYLARVVFENDSTDGSKILYPDSVVGTDSHTTMINGLGVLGWGVGGIEAEAVMLGQSISMLLPEVIGYKLVGKLSSLATSTDLVLTITKHLRQLGVVGKFVEFYGPGVAELSIADRATISNMCPEYGATVGYFPIDENTLGYMKKTNRSEKKIDIIREYLKATQQLRNYSEEAQDPKFTQSITLDLSTVVTSVSGPKRPHDRVSVSNMPEDFKSCLSSPVGFKGFAIAPEALTASGEFQWDDGKTYKLQHGSVVIAAITSCTNTSNPSVMLGAGLLAKNAVEKGLSILPYIKTSLSPGSGVVTYYLKESGVIPYLEKLGFDIVGYGCMTCIGNSGPLEENVVNTIEKNGLVCAGVLSGNRNFEGRIHPNTRANYLASPLLVIAYAIAGRVDIDFETEPLGVDANGKNVFLRDIWPSRTEIQEVENKHVIPAMFQEVYSKIELGSQDWQTLEVSDGKLYPWSADSTYIKRPPFFENMTRTLPKLQSIENARCLLFLGDSVTTDHISPAGSIARNSPAARFLSGRNLTPRDFNSYGSRRGNDAIMARGTFANIRLVNKLVSKTGPRTLHIPSQEELDIFDAAERYRGDGTPLVLVVGKDYGSGSSRDWAAKGPFLLGVKAVIAESYERIHRSNLVGMGIIPLQFLPGQNAETLKLNGRELYNISLPESGLKPGQKIQVEADGTVFETTLRFDTEVDITYYQNGGILNYMIRKMLS; this is encoded by the exons ATGTCAG GCGAAAATCCGTTTGCCCAATTTGAAAAATCCTTCATTAAGGATGGCACTGTCTACAAGTACTTTGATCTTGCGTCCATTGACAGCAAATATG ATCAGCTTCCCTTCTCCATCCGTGTGCTATTGGAGTCGGCGGTTCGCAATTGCGACAACTTCCATATTCTAGAGAAGGACGTTCAAAGCATACTCGGCTGGACGCCGGGCTTGAAGCAGGGCTCCAATGATGTAGAAGTGTCCTTCAAACCAGCCCGTGTTATTCTGCAG GATTTCACAGGCGTTCCTGCCGTTGTCGACTTTGCTGCGATGCGAGATGCTGTCCTGGATTTGGGAGGTAATCCCGAAAAAATCAATCCCATTTGCCCCGCCGACTTGGTCATTGATCACTCGGTGCAAGTGGACTTTGCCCGCACGCCCGATGCTCTGACCAAGAACCAAAACCTCGAATTTGAACGTAACAAGGAGCGCTTCACTTTCCTCAag TGGGGAGCTCGTGCCTTCAACAACATGCTCATTGTGCCACCTGGCTCAGGCATTGTCCATCAAGTGAACTTGGAGTACCTTGCCCGCGTCGTCTTCGAGAACGATTCTACCGATGGGAGCAAGATACTGTATCCCGATAGTGTTGTTGGTACTGATTCCCACACCACTATGATCAACGGCTTAGGCGTACTGGGCTGGGGTGTAGGTGGCATTGAGGCTGAAGCTGTGATGCTTGGCCAATCCATATCGATGCTTTTACCTGAAGTTATTGGCTACAAACTGGTGGGCAAACTCAGCTCATTGGCCACATCCACAGATTTGGTGCTGACCATCACCAAGCACCTGCGACAACTGGGTGTTGTTGGCAAATTTGTGGAGTTCTATGGACCCGGTGTGGCTGAACTGAGCATTGCCGATCGTGCCACGATTAGTAACATGTGTCCCGAATATGGCGCCACAGTTGGTTACTTCCCCATTGATGAGAACACACTCGGATACATGAAGAAGACAA ATCGGTCTGAGAAGAAAATCGACATTATTCGGGAGTACTTGAAGGCCACTCAACAATTGCGCAACTACTCTGAGGAGGCTCAAGATCCGAAGTTTACACAG AGCATCACCTTGGACTTGTCGACCGTGGTTACCTCTGTTTCGGGACCCAAGAGACCACACGATCGAGTCTCCGTTTCGAATATGCCCGAAGACTTCAAGTCCTGTCTGTCCAGCCCG GTCGGCTTCAAGGGATTCGCTATTGCGCCAGAGGCTTTAACGGCCAGCGGAGAGTTTCAGTGGGATGATGGCAAAACCTACAAACTTCAGCACGGCTCCGTGGTCATTGCGGCAATCACATCTTGCACCAACACATCAAATCCCTCGGTGATGCTGGGAGCTGGTCTTTTGGCTAAGAACGCTGTCGAAAAGGGTCTCAGCATTTTGCCGTACATCAAGACATCACTGTCGCCAGGGTCTGGTGTCGTCACCTACTACCTCAAAGAGTCTGGTGTCATTCCATATTTGGAAAAGCTAGGCTTTGACATTGTTGGCTACGGTTGCATGACTTGCATTGGAAACTCTGGACCCCTCGAGGAGAATGTCGTAAACACCATCGAAAAGAATGGTTTGGTGTGTGCTGGCGTATTATCCGGCAATCGCAATTTCGAGGGTCGTATTCATCCCAACACTCGGGCTAATTATCTGGCGAGTCCCTTGCTGGTAATTGCTTATGCCATTGCTGGACGCGTCGATATTGACTTTGAGACGGAGCCACTGGGCGTAGATGCGAATGGCAAGAACGTTTTCCTTCGTGACATTTGGCCATCTCGTACGGAAATCCAAGAAGTGGAGAATAAGCATGTTATTCCCGCCATGTTCCAGGAAGTCTACA GTAAAATCGAATTGGGCTCACAGGATTGGCAAACCCTTGAGGTGTCCGATGGCAAGTTGTACCCATGGAGTGCTGATTCCACATATATCAAGCGTCCGCCATTCTTTGAGAATATGACTCGCACTTTGCCCAAACTGCAGAGCATTGAAAACGCAcgttgtcttttgtttttgggtgaCTCTGTAACCACAGACCACATCTCACCAGCTGGTTCTATTGCCAGAAACTCGCCAGCTGCCCGTTTCCTCTCTGGACGCAATTTGACTCCTCGAGACTTCAATTCCTACGGCTCACGACGTGGCAATGATGCCATCATGGCACGCGGCACATTTGCAAACATTCGTTTGGTGAATAAGCTTGTTTCTAAGACCGGACCTCGCACTCTGCATATACCCAGCCAAGAAGAGCTGGACATCTTCGATGCCGCCGAGCGCTACCGTGGAGATGGCACTCCATTGGTGTTGGTGGTCGGAAAGGATTACGGTAGTGGCAGCTCCCGCGATTGGGCTGCTAAGGGTCCATTCCTTCTGGGGGTGAAGGCAGTTATTGCCGAATCATATGAACGCATTCATCGTTCCAATTTGGTCGGTATGGGTATTATTCCCTTGCAATTCCTGCCTGGTCAGAACGCGGAAACTCTCAAATTGAATGGTCGTGAGCTGTACAACATATCTTTGCCAGAGAGCGGCTTGAAGCCAGGCCAGAAAATTCAAGTCGAA GCCGATGGCACCGTTTTTGAGACTACCTTACGTTTCGACACGGAGGTCGATATTACATATTACCAGAATGGCGGAATTCTAAACTATATGATTCGCAAGATGCTTTCTTaa
- the LOC117574327 gene encoding exosome complex component RRP46 — protein MGKSDTEEVAKDKLRLMKCKFNPLSRCDGSVMYSQGATVVIAAVMGPIEVKTQSLSIECSYLECNYRPKAGLPQVKERIREAAIRDVLELALLSEIYPRSKMSVQIQELEDRGSIDACALNAACLSMLIGGLPLKYSFAAVHCIINEEGEFIVDPELSETVHQQASFTFAFDSVDGNLLLVQTKGSFKIAQFNDIECICRAASADIFAFYRSNIGKYHGRSDDVLSVTSKEATMEM, from the exons ATGGGTAAATCCGATACAGAAGAAGTCGCTAAGGACAAATTGCGCTTGATGAAATGCAAGTTCAATCCGCTTTCTCGCTGCGACGGCTCAGTGATGTACAGCCAAG GTGCTACAGTGGTCATCGCTGCTGTGATGGGGCCTATTGAGGTGAAGACGCAGAGTCTAAGCATCGAGTGTAGCTACTTGGAGTGCAATTATCGTCCCAAGGCCGGCTTGCCGCAGGTGAAAGAACGCATACGTGAGGCGGCCATTCGAGATGTGTTGGAACTTGCGCTACTAAGCGAGATATATCCTCGCTCAAAGATGTCTGTACAGATTCAGGAACTAGAGGATCGTGGCAGC atAGACGCATGTGCTTTAAATGCAGCTTGCCTATCAATGTTGATTGGCGGCTTGCCTTTGAAATACAGCTTTGCTGCGGTGCACTGTATTATAAATGAGGAGGGAGAGTTTATCGTGGACCCAGAACTGAGTGAAACAGTGCATCAACAAGCCAGCTTCACATTCGCTTTTGACTCGGTCGatggaaatttattattgGTGCAAACAAAGGGTTCCTTCAAGATTGCTCAATTCAATGATATCGAATGTATTTGTCGAGCCGCCAGTGCGGACATATTTGCCTTCTATCGTAGTAATATTGGCAAATACCACGGCAGAAGTGATGATGTACTGTCAGTGACGAGTAAGGAAGCCACCATGGAAATGTGA